The Synechococcus sp. RS9916 DNA segment GCCCTAATGGATTTGGCGACACCGCTTCCGAGTGGGGGTTGCATTGTTGATCTGGGGGCTGGCTACGGTGGTGCTTCCAGGAGGCTGGCGCGCTGGAGTGAACGGTCTGTTGAAGCGATCAATATTTCAACAGTCGAAAATGATCGACACCGAAGGCTGAATGCTGAGGCTGGTCTTGAAAGTCAGATCACGGTGCATGATGCATCGTTCGAGAATGTTCCACTGAACGATGGTTGCGCTGATCTGATCTGGAGCCAAGACGCGATTCTCCATGCGGGAGACCGCCCCCGTGTGTTGCAAGAAGTGGCGCGTCTGTTGAAGCCTGGGGGTTGTTTTGTCTTTACCGACCCCATGGCTGCCGATGGCGTTGAGATGACGCAACTTCAGCCGATCCTGGATCGTATTCACCTACCGGATCTTGCATCGCCGGAGCGGTATCGCCGTTGGGGGGAGTCCGTTGGTTTGGTTCGAGAGATTTGGGATGACCGCACGGCGATGTTGAGGTGCCATTACGCGAGGGTGCGCGAGGAAACGCGTTCACGGCGTGCGGAACTCGAACAATCCATTAGTGCTGCCTACCTCGATCGCATGGATGTTGGCTTGGGTCATTGGGTCGACGGAGGCGACCAGGGTCGCCTCAGCTGGGGATTGATGCGTCTGCGTAAGCCTGCTTCTTGAATCTTGTTGCTGCAGAATCACTGCATTGATGGTGAGTGTGGTGGCTGGAGCTGGTTTGAATCCTGCGGATCAGCGCTGGGGTTTCTGGCCGCTGCTGCCACCTATTTGTCTTTGATTGCAGTGGGTTTGAGGGGGTGGTCCCTAAGTTGTCCCTGGATTTTTGTGCAAGTGGAGCGGATGGTGTGCAACTGGAGCCGATGATTGTTCGCTCCCAAGAGCAAGAGCAAGGTTTTTGCAGCTCAGTGGTGTGATCTGCTCTGCCGCGACGTTTGGGTGCCTTGTTGAGGTCTGATCAGGCAGAGCACCCGTGGCTGTTGCCCTGCTTGTGCTGTGAGCGTGGTTTAGATGACTTGAAAGAGGATGGAGACGTCGTTGTAATCGAAGTCTGAGCTGTTGTTTTGGTGGGTGTCCTCAAAGCTAAAGAAGTTGCAGCCGAGGATTTTGACGTAGCTAGAGCCGTAGGTGTAGAGCTCACCGTTGGGGTTGATCAGAACGGGCGAGTAGAAGCCGGCATCTGCTGAGGAGAGGGTCCAGTCAATGGTTTGGGTTTGTACCCCAGTGGCCGTGATGGAGGTGCCATTGGGGTTGATGAGGTGGTCTTTGACGGCTTGATCAAAGGCTTTGGCATCGGCATTGGTCTTTCCGTTGACGGAGAAGCTGCCGTCTGTTTCCTCTGTGAGTTTGACCATGGCGATGCTGTTTTTAAAGGAGCAATCGCTGTTGATGGTGAGTTGGAGTGTTTCGCCAGCTGCGGGGATGGAGGAGAGATCCAGGATGGAGTCATGGATGCCGGTTTGCTCTTTTGCGATGGAGGTTGCGCTTGCGTTGGGAGAGCTTGTGAATGAGGTGATGTCGATGGTGAGATCGTCGTGATCGCTGTCATCGACTCCATCGTTGAGTTTTAGCTGGAAGCTGCCGTCAGCTTGCTCGATGATGTTGAGCTGCGGCGAGCTGTTGATGGCTTGGTTGTTGCTGAATTGATGGAAGGCAATGGTTGAGCCTTCTGGGATAAAGATGGCGTGGCTACCGAGGTTTTTGGAGTCTTGCGTGGCGCCAATGGCGCCGAGGACGGAACCATGTTGATCGATGATTTTGAGGCAGTTTTGGCGTTTGGTGCTGGCTGCCTTGACGTTGAATTTGAGCCAGAGGCCTTTGGTGTCACCAGCGGTGACGTTGAAGGAGTTGTCGCTGTTGAGAACGAGGGTGTTGGTGTCTGATGGATTTGAGCCACTGTCTGAAGAGCCACTGTCTGAAGAGCCACTGTCTGAGGAGTCAGAGGCAACGGTGGAGTTGTTGGTGACAGAGGTGCTGCTCAGGGATGCGGCGTCATTGCCAGTGGAATCTTGGATGGCATTGGCATCGTCGGAGCTGGATGGGTCTGTGTAAGCGACGGTGACGGCTTGACCGCTTTTGATGGTGTTCGTGAGTGTGAGCTCAGCGGTGGAGCCAGCGATGGCAACGTCGGTGATGGGGTTGTCTTTGGACGCAGTGTTGACCGAGAAGGTGCCGATAGCAGCGGTTGTGGAAGAGAGTGTTTCGCTGTAGGTGAGGATGATTTTGGTGCCGACAGTGTTGGAGGCAGCGGATTGGAAAGTGGGCCTGACGGTGTCGACGGAGAGGCTGACGGAATTATTGGCATCAGAGCCATCGGCGTTGGTGTTGCCAGCTGCATCCGAGAACTTGGAACTGGCAACGGAGATTGAGCCGTCTGTTGTGCTGTCGGCTGTTGGTGTGAAGGTGGCGGAATAGGAGGTTCCAGACCCAGAGAAATTGGAGAGGGTGCCTCCGGAGACGGTGAGGTCGTTGGCCTCAAAGTTGGTTGATGATTCCGAAAGCGTGAAGCTCAGGGTTGCGGTTTCGCCAGCTTTTAAAGAGGAGACATCAGAGCTAACCGCGATGGTGGGAGCAGCACCATCGATAACGAGTGCGCTGTTGCCGGCGAGGGAATCGCTGCCATCAACGGCGGGGAGTGTGAGGGTGGCGCTATTGCCGGCGGCATCTTTGATGGTGCCGCCATTGAGTGCGAGAGAGGAGGTGGCCTTGTAGTTGAGATCGGAAGCGGTGTCGCCTGCTTGAACGGTGTAGGAGAAGGCGAGTGTGGTGGTGCCAGATCCAGAGGAGTAGGAAGCGTTCTGGTCTGAGGAACCGGTTTCGAGGGTGAGTTGCGGGGTGCCACCAGTTGTGGTGACGGTGACGGCTTCTGAGAAGACGACGTTGATGGTGATGACGTCACCAGCTTTGTAGGTGCCATCAGCGGTGGAACTACTGACGGATTGCACCGTTGGCGCAGTGGTGTCGAGACTGAAGACTCTTACGTGCCCAGCGTTTTCTGCACTCCCATCGTTTAATGTGGCACCAATGGCGACGGTGCTGCCATCGCTGGAGAGAGAAACGCTGCGGCCGCTTCTATCACCAGCGGCTTCTCCATCGATATCGCTACCGACTTGATTCCAGGAAGAGGAGGCTGAATCCCATTGGTAGATGCGCGTATGGCCCGATTCTGAGCCATTGCCATCGTTTAGGTAGGCACCAATGGCAACGGTGCTGCCATCGCTGGAGAGAGAAACGCTGCGGCCGCTGTAATCAAGAGCGGCTTCTCCATCGATATCGCTACCGCGTTGATTCCAGCTGGAGCCGTCCCATTTGTAGATGCGCGTATGGCCCGAATTTGAGCCATTGCCATCGTTTAGGTAGGCACCAATGGCGATGATGCTGCCATCGCTGGAAAGAGAAACGTTGCCGCTGTAATCACCAGCGGCTTCTCCATCGATATCGCTACCGAGTTGATTCCAGCTGGAGCCGTCCCATTGGTAGATGCGCGTATGGCCAGCATCAGATCCATTGCCATCGTTGAAGACGGCACCGATGGCAAGGACGCTGCCATCGCTGGAGAGAGAAACGCTGTAGCCGCTGTAATCAAAAGCGGCTTCTCCATCGATATCGCTACCGCGTTGATTCCAGCTGGAGCCGTCCCATTTGTAGATGCGCGTATGGCCCGAATCTGAGCCATTGCCATGGTTGTTGAGGGCACCAATGGCAACGGTGCTGCCATCGCTGGAGAGAGAAACGCTGTAGCCGCTGTAATCCCAAAAGGCTTCTCCATCGATATCGCTACCGAGTTGATTCCAGCTGGAGCCGTCCCATTTGTAGATGCGCGTATGGCCCGAATCTGAGCGATTGCCATCGTTTCTGTGCGCACCAATGGCAACGACGCTGCCATCGCTGGAGAGAGAAACGCTGTAGCCGCTGTTATCACCAGCGGCTTCTGCATCGATATCGCTACCGAGTTGATTCCAGGAAGAGGAGGCTGAATCCCACTGGTAGATGCGCGTATGGCCCGAAGCTGTGCCATTGCCATCGTTGTAGCGGGCACCGATAGCAACGATGCTGCCATCGCTGGAGAGAGAAACGCTGAAGCCGCTTTGATCGTCGCCAGCCTCTCCATCGATGTCGCTGCCCCGCTGAACAATTTGAACGGTGGAGTTGTTGGTGACCGAGGTGCTGCTCAGATCTGCAGCGTCATTGCCTTGGCTGTCTTGAACGGCATTGGTGTCGTTGGAGCCGGATGGATCGGCGTAGGCAACGGTGAGTGCGTGCCAGCTGGGAATGGTCCTGGTGACTGTCAGCTCAACGGTGGAGCCAGAGACAGCAACAGCGGTGACGGCATTGGCAACCCCGCCTGAGGTGACTGTGAAGGCGTTAGCCGCTGCAGTGGTTGCCGAGAGCGCCTCGTTGTAAGTGAGGATGACCTTGGTGCCGTCGGTGTTGGTGGCGGCGGATTGGAAGGCAGGCGGTGTGCCATCGAGCTGGGTGAATGACATCGCTACGCCTCCTCAGGGCGTGCGTCCTGATCTCCCAAATCGAGCCAGCTACTAGGCTTCACCGGAAATGCCCAGACGCCAGCGTTGAGCTCCCTGTTCCAAGGGAGTCGCCTTGTCAATGAGTGAAAGGGTATAGCCAAGTGGTGGCTTGATCTATTGATGATTATCGAAGCTTCAACGCAATGCTGCGACTGGCATGTGGTCCGATTCGTGCACGATTTGATGAGGCCACCGCTCGCTTGGGCTGAGAAGCGTTCAATTGCGTTTGCGGCTTGTTTTGGCCTTAGAGGTCTGGTCGATGCCACTGGCTGCTGGGCGGTTTCAACTCGACCCCTGCACAGACCGCCTCTAGGCAGAATCGTGGGCAGGGAACCTCAGCTGAGTGGCGTTAAACAGCATCCAACCTGAGGATCAGAGCTGGCCCTGGTGGCCGCTGCTGCCACTCGGGTTTCAGTTGCGGGAACGGGTCTGAGGGGCTTGTCCCTGAGTTGTCCCCGGAAATTTGTGCAACTGAGTTTGTTGGTGTGCAACTGGGATGGAACAGATGGGCGCTGATGGAAGAGCTCGTGAGCATCCCTGCTAAGCCGTTCGCCTTGCTTGGTTTCAACGACGAGTGATCGGAAATCTGGGTTCAGGCCTCTGTGAGTGGATTGAAACTGAAACCGATGATGAGATCGTCGTAATCGAGGTCACCACCCAAGAGTGTGTCTTCCAGTCCAAAGAGGTTGTCGCCTAAGGCTTGGAAGTGGGGGAGTTGATCGGGATTGGCTGCGGCATAGGCAAAGAAGGTATTGGTCTGATTGGTTTCTGTGTTTGTGACTTTCGCGTAGGGAGCGAGAAAACAGAATTCGGTGAGTGAGAAGGAGGTCTCTTTGGTTTGGTTGTCGGGAAGGGAGAGATTGTCGAGTGCTGTGACGCGATTGGAGTCGAGTAAGGCAGCTTTGGTGTAGCCGTCTTCCCCAGGAGCGATGAGGGAGCCATCAGCAGCGACCACGTTGCCTTGACTGTCGACAGCGCGGTAGAAGCCGGTAACTGAATCAAAGCTTGCTTCTCTGGCGGTGTAGAGGGTGCCTGAGACGGTTTGCCCTTCTGTGAAGGCGGTGAAATCGAGGCTGGCAGCGATGTGCTGATGCTGAGCGATGAGAGCAGCTAACCCTGGATCGGTGACTTGCTGGGAGAGGGAGAAGGCGATGTTGTTGTTGCCTGAGATGGCGAGGCTGCCATCGGTGTTGATGGTGTGATCGAGCCAGGAGAAGCGTTGATCACTGAGGCTGGTTAGATCGCTGAGGCGTGAATCTGCTGTTGAGAAGAAGCGAATGGATTGGCCGTTGAGCAGTTGGAGTAAACGGCTAAAGCGAAAGGCATCGTGGAGGGTGACATCGGAGGCCTCGAGGCTGGAGAAGAGAGTGACGGCACGTTGCTTGAGCTGATCAAGGTCCTTGAGGATGGTGTCTGCCTCAGCGGCTTCCTCGGCGGAGAGGATGATGTAGCCGATGGAGTGAGAGTTTTTGCCGTTGGATGTGAGTGTGGCCTTGAAATTCACTGCCGCTGCAGTGGTGCTGTCCGTTGGATCAGCGAGAGTGAGTAAACCGTTGTCTTGGCCTGAGAAGACAGGATTGAGGTCAATGGTTGCAGCGGTGGTTTTCAGGCTGAGGGAACCATTGGTCTGAGCGTCGTTATCACCAGTGTTGCCATCGCGGTAGGCGATCGAGATGAGATCACCGAGGCCATCACCATCGGTGTCGAAAAGGCGAGCCCCAGTTCTGGTGATGGGGTTGTAGAGAAAGTAGGAAAGAGCGCCTTGATCGTCGATGTTGTAGTAGAGGAATTTCTTGGCTGCGCTGCGTTTGCCATTGCTGCCGGCAAGGTTGAGGTTGGGCGCGACGGTGGCGAGGTTGAGGTTGAGGTTGGTTTCTGTTTGTTTCTCGGGAAGGCTGTGGGTTAGTTCAAGAACTTTGCTGGCAGGACTGATGCCTTTGCTGTTGAGGTTTGAGCGTATGGATTGGGAGAGGGTGTCAGCAGCGAGGGTGAGAGAGGCCGTCACCTGCGTTTTTTTGAGCTTGGATTGGATGTAGAGAAGGAGGTCTTCTGTGGCCACTACGTTGGAGACGGTGATGGCGTTACCGGTGAGATCGGCAATGTCGGTGCTGCTGTCTGCACCGGGTGCCCAGTCATCTGCAGCGGCGATGTTGTATGTGGTGCCTTGGCTGGAGGCAGTGCCGTTTTTATTGAGCAGGGAGTCGAGATTGCTCTGGTCGGTGCTGTTGAGGGTGATGCTCGCAGCCGTCGCCGATGTCAGTTCAACGTCACCAGTGGTGAGGGTGTAGGTGCTGCCGGAGCCACCGGTGATGGTGAGCTTGGAGACGTCGATGTCGTTGCTGGAGCCGGGATAGGCGGGCAGGTTGCTGCCGGTGAGAGCGAGAACCCCTGTTGAGTTGTTGTACGTGGCGGAGCTGAGGGTTGGAGTGGCGACATTGGAGACGGTGATCGCATTGCCGGTGAGGTCGGCTGGAGAAAGGAAATGGATGGCTCGATTCCAGTTCAGAGCAGCAGCGATGTTGTAAGTAGTGCCATCGCTGGAGGAGGTGCCATTGTTATTCAGTAGGCTGGCAAGTTGTAGTTCATCGGAGGCGTTAAGGGTGATGGAGAAGGTGCTGGCTGAGGTGAGTTCAACGTCACCGCTGGTGAGGGTGTAGGTGTTGCTGCCTTCTCCGGTGATGGTGAGTTTTGAAACGTCGATATCGTTGTCAGTGCCTGAATTGGCGATGAGATCGGCGCCGGTGACTGCGAGGGTTCCGGAGGAGGCGTTGTAGGTGGCCGATGTCAGTATCGTTGTTGCCCCTGCCCCCCCGAAGTTGAAAGGGTTGCCCGAAGCATCGGTCCGCGATATGTATTGATCCTCATCCCAGTCTCCAGAGTTGAAATTTTTCAGCCGGATTGATCCCACTGACGCGACTGTGATCAGCGCATCATCCCCGACCTGGGAGATCACGTAGTTCTGCCAAACTTCGATGCCGACGGTATCGCCTGATGGTATGGAGAAGTCGGTGACCTGGTCATCGCCGCCACCGAGCTGAAATTGATCGGCGCCGGTACCACCGGTGAGGGTGTCGTTTCCATCGCCGCCGATCAGGAGGTTGCTACCGCTGTTGCCGATGAGCGTGTTATCGAGGGCATTGCCAGTGGCATCGATGTGGTCAGAACCCGTCAGGGTGATTTTGACAACGCCGTCGCTGGCGATGTAACTAACGGAGCTTGTGATTGATGAGGCTTCTATTTTTATTCTCTGCCCTGAAATATAAAGTTCTGAATGATCATTTTGGTTGAGTTCTTGTAGGTCGACTGCTCGGTTTTGAACCAATGCCGAGAAGATGGCGCCTTCGTCACCGGTTGTGTCATTGTCCTGATTCAGTCTGTGATCAATGGCATGGCCTAATTCCTCGAGCAGAACGGCTTGGATTGCATCGGCGTTTGCCGTTGCTAACCAGTCTTGATTGATATAGATGCGCTCATTGCCATCTGGTGCAACCGGGGCATAGGCGCCAGATAGGCCAGCCATGGCCTGCCCGTTGAGGATCTCAATCGTGATGCCGCTGAGATCAAGTGGTGCTGAGCGGCCAAAGACTTTCTGCAGCAGTTGGTTCCATTCGGCCGGATTGTTCTGCCATCTCAACAGCAGCTTGTCGGTGGCGTGTCGTGCAGCTATGAACTCTTCTGATAATGCCGCAGCAAAAGAAGTGGTCTCATCAAGGCAGAACAGTGCCATCGTGGATGAAAGTTGGATCGACTCAACAACAGAAGGCGTCGGCTTAAGTCAGCATGGCTTGATATTTTGTATGCAGTCACGCACTCGATGCGTAGCGATTGATACGTTTTGGTATTAATGTGTTGTTTGGATGGATTGGTAATTGTATAGCGTTGGGGTGCTTTGCTTGTTGATAGTTTTTCCATCATTTCAGTTGGCTTTAAGTGATTTTCTGGATAACACATTGAGGGCACTTTCTTGTTTGAGGGTTTTGCGTTGGCTGATCAATGTTTCTGTTCTGTCCTTCGCCTATTTCATTGTTAATTAACTGAAGGCCTCATGGCTTTCCTTGAAAGGTCTTGGCCGGTTACACATGCAGAGATGTGCCGGGCTGGGTATTGGTGTCTCTGATGTAGGGATGCCGTTTGCTGCGTTGTTGTTATCCCTTCTGGCAAGCGGGTGGTCAGGTTGTCGCTGAGTGCAGCCTGGCTGTGGTGGCGTGTGATGCTTTTTTTGCCCGCGGTGCCTGGATCGACCCTGGCGTGAACCATTCCGCTACAGAATCACTGCATTGATGGGGAGCGTGGTGGCTGGAGCTGGTGTGAATCCTGAGGATCAGCGCTGGCCTTGGTGGCTGCTGCTGCCACTTGGCTATCAGTTGCAGGAAGAGTTCTGAGGGGCTTGTCCCTGAGTTGTCCCTGGAATTTTGTGCAAATGGGATTGATTGTGTGCAACTGGTCGTGATTGTGTGCAACCGCTGGATTCAGCAACTGAATCCAGTTTTCGAATGGCGTGATGGTGCTGCTCGATCAGTCGTTATTGAAGAAGCTGGTATCCCAACATCGCTTTTCGCTATTGCCGCTTGACCTTCACTTTCATGATTGCGCCGGGTGCTGGCACATACGCACGAAGGATTCCATAGAAGTCTTTGCCAGTGGGAATTCCGTTTTTTCCACTCCCATTCGGACTGAGTGTGATGGTTGTTGTTCCGTCTTGGTTCGGCTCTGAAGAGAACGTGGTTCGGTCGTAGATCTTCAGATCGTTTGGGATCAGCAGTTTGTTATCGGTTCCGTAGAGGGTCACCGAGAAGTAGCCGCCCGGTTTGTAGAGCCCTGCAGGCACAGTCACGACATACGTCGCATCACCGCGCAAGGGTGCACCGGTGTCGTCGACCATGATGGTGGCGTAACGGACTGTGTCTGAAGGCGTTCCTAGCTGGCCCAACTTCACCCCGGCTGCGAGGTCGAGGAAGCTGACGTCACCGCTGACTCGACCGAAGGCGTCATCGGGGTTGACATAGGTGATCACAGTGTCGATCACGGCCTGGGCGTTCTTTTCCGTCTCTGGGCTGAATTGCTTGACCTCACGCTGCATATCTCCCTTCCCGCCCTGCATCTGGAATTGGCTACGGGAGGCGACGACTGCGTCCAGGTTTTCGACAACGACCATCCTGGTCAGCACCAGACCTTGATCTGTTTCAAGCTCAACCACCTCAAAGTCGCCCTCGGGCATTGCTTGGCTAGGTCGTTTGAGCAGGATCGGCTTTGTTGGGTTGGTGATCACAGCCGGCACATTGTGCTTCATATCGAAGACCGACACCGACAGGAATTTGTCGTAAGTCGGCGTGGTCAGGATCGCGGGGCCGTCTGAGATCGAGAACCAGTTGTAGCCGTAGTCGACAGTGGCTTGTGGCGTGACCACTGTGGTGTCGCTGGGATCCACCAAACCGGTGAACTGGAAGCTCCCCTTTTCGTTCTTCTCCAGCCAAGTGTTCATCATCTTGACCTGTTCCTGATTCGGAAATTCCCTCAAGTAGGACTCGACAGTTTCCTGAGCTGCTGCCATTGGACTCAGAGCCAGCAGAGGCAGGAGACAGAGGAAACGACGAAGGCGGTGAGACATCTCAGAAATTCTGAAGGGAGTACGTGGTCTTGATCCCTGCAAGGGAGGTTTTTGCGGCAATCCGACTAATGCAGACTTGCTCAACCCATTTACCGATGACTCGCAGCAGATTGCATTTCGGGAACTTTCCAACTTCCATCAAAATAAGGCTTTTGCGGAGAGTAGATGCGTAGCGTTGCGTTGGAGCCTGGGTAAATTTCTAAGAAATTTTCTTTGGCTGAATCCTTTCCAAAATTAAGCACATAGTTGCCATCTTTATCCTGCTTCGCAAAGGAGCTATTAACATTGTAATTCTCTCCTTGGGCGAATCCATCTTTGTCGTAGACAGTTACCGACCAAAAAGCATTGCTTGCCATAGGGACATCCTTCAGTACGAGTATAAATTCTTCGTCAGAAGCAGGAATACTAATGGAAGGATAGACAGCTCCTTCCTTCGTCAGAGCACCCCATCCGAAGGCGACCCCAATATTTCTCATCTCCGAACTGATTTCTCCCTTATCGCCAAAGATTTCTTCGCTACTAATGCCCTTTGCCTCTTTTTCTTTTTGATACTCAGATCGCATTGAAAGCATTTGACTTCTATCCCAATCTTTGGTTTGCACGAATTTGCCGCGATTCTTTTGGCGAATTGTTATTTCATCTTGAATCTCGCTAACCCGCTCAATGTCAGCGGGATCCTGCATGTTTACTTGGGTGCGAATAATGACAAATGCGAAGCGACTGCCTACCATTTCTTCCGTTATCTCGTAGGCGCCGGGCTTGCTCGTTACCAATGGAATCCAGTGATAAGCGCTAACG contains these protein-coding regions:
- the bsmB gene encoding dimethylglycine N-methyltransferase translates to MLDETINAAGAVAANYYDSSDADRFYELIWGGEDIHIGLYETSDEHISVASDRTVHALMDLATPLPSGGCIVDLGAGYGGASRRLARWSERSVEAINISTVENDRHRRLNAEAGLESQITVHDASFENVPLNDGCADLIWSQDAILHAGDRPRVLQEVARLLKPGGCFVFTDPMAADGVEMTQLQPILDRIHLPDLASPERYRRWGESVGLVREIWDDRTAMLRCHYARVREETRSRRAELEQSISAAYLDRMDVGLGHWVDGGDQGRLSWGLMRLRKPAS
- a CDS encoding Ig-like domain-containing protein, whose protein sequence is MSFTQLDGTPPAFQSAATNTDGTKVILTYNEALSATTAAANAFTVTSGGVANAVTAVAVSGSTVELTVTRTIPSWHALTVAYADPSGSNDTNAVQDSQGNDAADLSSTSVTNNSTVQIVQRGSDIDGEAGDDQSGFSVSLSSDGSIVAIGARYNDGNGTASGHTRIYQWDSASSSWNQLGSDIDAEAAGDNSGYSVSLSSDGSVVAIGAHRNDGNRSDSGHTRIYKWDGSSWNQLGSDIDGEAFWDYSGYSVSLSSDGSTVAIGALNNHGNGSDSGHTRIYKWDGSSWNQRGSDIDGEAAFDYSGYSVSLSSDGSVLAIGAVFNDGNGSDAGHTRIYQWDGSSWNQLGSDIDGEAAGDYSGNVSLSSDGSIIAIGAYLNDGNGSNSGHTRIYKWDGSSWNQRGSDIDGEAALDYSGRSVSLSSDGSTVAIGAYLNDGNGSESGHTRIYQWDSASSSWNQVGSDIDGEAAGDRSGRSVSLSSDGSTVAIGATLNDGSAENAGHVRVFSLDTTAPTVQSVSSSTADGTYKAGDVITINVVFSEAVTVTTTGGTPQLTLETGSSDQNASYSSGSGTTTLAFSYTVQAGDTASDLNYKATSSLALNGGTIKDAAGNSATLTLPAVDGSDSLAGNSALVIDGAAPTIAVSSDVSSLKAGETATLSFTLSESSTNFEANDLTVSGGTLSNFSGSGTSYSATFTPTADSTTDGSISVASSKFSDAAGNTNADGSDANNSVSLSVDTVRPTFQSAASNTVGTKIILTYSETLSSTTAAIGTFSVNTASKDNPITDVAIAGSTAELTLTNTIKSGQAVTVAYTDPSSSDDANAIQDSTGNDAASLSSTSVTNNSTVASDSSDSGSSDSGSSDSGSNPSDTNTLVLNSDNSFNVTAGDTKGLWLKFNVKAASTKRQNCLKIIDQHGSVLGAIGATQDSKNLGSHAIFIPEGSTIAFHQFSNNQAINSSPQLNIIEQADGSFQLKLNDGVDDSDHDDLTIDITSFTSSPNASATSIAKEQTGIHDSILDLSSIPAAGETLQLTINSDCSFKNSIAMVKLTEETDGSFSVNGKTNADAKAFDQAVKDHLINPNGTSITATGVQTQTIDWTLSSADAGFYSPVLINPNGELYTYGSSYVKILGCNFFSFEDTHQNNSSDFDYNDVSILFQVI
- a CDS encoding DUF4114 domain-containing protein, which encodes MRWQNNPAEWNQLLQKVFGRSAPLDLSGITIEILNGQAMAGLSGAYAPVAPDGNERIYINQDWLATANADAIQAVLLEELGHAIDHRLNQDNDTTGDEGAIFSALVQNRAVDLQELNQNDHSELYISGQRIKIEASSITSSVSYIASDGVVKITLTGSDHIDATGNALDNTLIGNSGSNLLIGGDGNDTLTGGTGADQFQLGGGDDQVTDFSIPSGDTVGIEVWQNYVISQVGDDALITVASVGSIRLKNFNSGDWDEDQYISRTDASGNPFNFGGAGATTILTSATYNASSGTLAVTGADLIANSGTDNDIDVSKLTITGEGSNTYTLTSGDVELTSASTFSITLNASDELQLASLLNNNGTSSSDGTTYNIAAALNWNRAIHFLSPADLTGNAITVSNVATPTLSSATYNNSTGVLALTGSNLPAYPGSSNDIDVSKLTITGGSGSTYTLTTGDVELTSATAASITLNSTDQSNLDSLLNKNGTASSQGTTYNIAAADDWAPGADSSTDIADLTGNAITVSNVVATEDLLLYIQSKLKKTQVTASLTLAADTLSQSIRSNLNSKGISPASKVLELTHSLPEKQTETNLNLNLATVAPNLNLAGSNGKRSAAKKFLYYNIDDQGALSYFLYNPITRTGARLFDTDGDGLGDLISIAYRDGNTGDNDAQTNGSLSLKTTAATIDLNPVFSGQDNGLLTLADPTDSTTAAAVNFKATLTSNGKNSHSIGYIILSAEEAAEADTILKDLDQLKQRAVTLFSSLEASDVTLHDAFRFSRLLQLLNGQSIRFFSTADSRLSDLTSLSDQRFSWLDHTINTDGSLAISGNNNIAFSLSQQVTDPGLAALIAQHQHIAASLDFTAFTEGQTVSGTLYTAREASFDSVTGFYRAVDSQGNVVAADGSLIAPGEDGYTKAALLDSNRVTALDNLSLPDNQTKETSFSLTEFCFLAPYAKVTNTETNQTNTFFAYAAANPDQLPHFQALGDNLFGLEDTLLGGDLDYDDLIIGFSFNPLTEA
- a CDS encoding DUF1214 domain-containing protein encodes the protein MSHRLRRFLCLLPLLALSPMAAAQETVESYLREFPNQEQVKMMNTWLEKNEKGSFQFTGLVDPSDTTVVTPQATVDYGYNWFSISDGPAILTTPTYDKFLSVSVFDMKHNVPAVITNPTKPILLKRPSQAMPEGDFEVVELETDQGLVLTRMVVVENLDAVVASRSQFQMQGGKGDMQREVKQFSPETEKNAQAVIDTVITYVNPDDAFGRVSGDVSFLDLAAGVKLGQLGTPSDTVRYATIMVDDTGAPLRGDATYVVTVPAGLYKPGGYFSVTLYGTDNKLLIPNDLKIYDRTTFSSEPNQDGTTTITLSPNGSGKNGIPTGKDFYGILRAYVPAPGAIMKVKVKRQ
- a CDS encoding DUF1254 domain-containing protein is translated as MNRIKPAFCLAAVIAATLAMSANTSGFASSKPSECDDIKPALKKESSTTKAIVNADNYAFAETEIILGDYVQKIAKATCSDGMGVFMHFRKAMDPKDRTILRPNFDTLYSAAVVDLKSPATITLPASDRLQILEVVSAYHWIPLVTSKPGAYEITEEMVGSRFAFVIIRTQVNMQDPADIERVSEIQDEITIRQKNRGKFVQTKDWDRSQMLSMRSEYQKEKEAKGISSEEIFGDKGEISSEMRNIGVAFGWGALTKEGAVYPSISIPASDEEFILVLKDVPMASNAFWSVTVYDKDGFAQGENYNVNSSFAKQDKDGNYVLNFGKDSAKENFLEIYPGSNATLRIYSPQKPYFDGSWKVPEMQSAASHR